One window of Hypanus sabinus isolate sHypSab1 chromosome 10, sHypSab1.hap1, whole genome shotgun sequence genomic DNA carries:
- the LOC132400800 gene encoding solute carrier family 35 member F3-like isoform X2 — translation MKKHSARVAPLTACNSPVLTLTEVKADERPEEASKAGSGSVRAEASKTGGSSVRTEVETQEEARGGRRSRWWRSGPAYCRYLQGFSVARLKQALWGWAVFLSVCSSWAGTTQLAKITFRSFDAPFAVTWFAATWNLLFFPLYYIGHAWSAEEKQTPLQQFRECCRFYGDDGLTIKIFFTRAAPFCVLWTLTHYLYLLALKKISATDASALFCCNKAFVFLLSWIVLRDKFMGVRIVAAILAIAGIVMITYADGFHSHSVIGITLVVASASMSALYKILFKMLLGSAKYGEAALFLTVLGLFNVTFIICVPMALYFTGIEYWTSFSLIPWEKLCGIAILLLSFTILMNFGIAVTSPTLISVGVVLSVPVNAVVDAYTSDIIFNGVRVVAVLIICLGFLLLLLPEEWDRLAASLISRLRISKKEQPAEEQSDPGFVGQSRRSKASRTSAASFSHSF, via the exons ATGAAGAAACATTCGGCCAGGGTCGCTCCCCTCACCGCCTGCAACAGTCCGGTGCTGACCCTCACTGAAGTGAAAG CAGATGAAAGACCAGAGGAGGCAAGTAAGGCCGGGAGTGGCTCTGTGCGAGCGGAGGCGAGCAAGACAGGGGGCAGCTCAGTCCGGACGGAGGTGGAGACGCAGGAGGAAGCcagaggagggaggaggagccGATGGTGGAGGAGCGGCCCAGCCTACTGCCGGTACCTGCAAGGTTTCTCTGTTGCCCGGCTGAAGCAGGCCTTGTGGGGCTGGGCGGTGTTCCTGAGTGTCTGCTCGTCCTGGGCGGGCACCACCCAGCTGGCCAAGATCACCTTCCGGTCCTTTGATGCGCCTTTCGCCGTCACCTGGTTCGCCGCCACCTGGAACCTTCTCTTCTTCCCGCTCTACTACATCGGACATGCCTGGAGCGCCGAGGAGAAGCAGACACCTCTGCAACAATTCAG GGAATGCTGCAGGTTCTATGGGGATGACGGCTTAACCATCAAAATATTCTTCACCAGGGCCGCCCCCTTCTGCGTCCTGTGGACTCTAACCCATTACCTGTACCTACTGGCCCTGAAGAAGATAAGTGCCACGGATGCCTCTGCTCTCTTCTGCTGTAACAAGGCCTTTGTCTTTCTGCTGTCATGGATTGTCCTACGGGACAAGTTTATGGGGGTCCGG ATAGTGGCCGCCATTCTTGCCATCGCTGGCATTGTGATGATCACTTACGCCGACGGTTTCCATAGCCACTCTGTCATCGGAATTACGCTCGTTGTGGCGTCAGCCTCCATGTCGGCCCTCTACAAG ATCTTGTTTAAGATGTTGCTGGGCAGTGCCAAATACGGTGAAGCTGCCTTATTCCTAACGGTGCTCGGCCTGTTCAACGTCACCTTCATTATCTGCGTTCCCATGGCTCTTTACTTCACCGGTATCGAGTACTGGACCTCCTTTAGCCTCATTCCCTGGGAGAAGCTGTGTGGGATAGCAATTCTTCTGCTTT CCTTTACCATCCTGATGAATTTTGGGATTGCTGTCACTTCTCCAACACTGATATCCGTGGGAGTGGTCCTCAGTGTTCCTGTAAACGCTG TGGTGGATGCCTACACCAGCGACATCATCTTCAATGGCGTGAGGGTGGTGGCTGTGCTGATCATCTGCCTGGGCTTCCTGCTGCTCCTGCTGCCCGAGGAGTGGGACCGGCTGGCCGCCAGCCTCATCAGCCGCCTCCGAATCAGCAAGAAGGAGCAGCCGGCGGAGGAGCAGTCGGATCCGGGCTTTGTGGGTCAGAGCCGAAGGAGCAAGGCATCCCGGACGTCAGCCGCCAGCTTCTCGCATTCCTTCTAG